A single window of Poecilia reticulata strain Guanapo linkage group LG10, Guppy_female_1.0+MT, whole genome shotgun sequence DNA harbors:
- the LOC103471451 gene encoding protein RD3 — protein MFPWSAVFSLEPKVPGQRSTEELVTNTLMLELGAMVKRTERIHLERATEGRRRRRSSSSTADYSWLAHAPTPQPYQLTPNDLLELQDLCAKVPPAQCGPAIVRFRRLVSQMEPEVHEVPRLFRTVLRDCVDEVSGNDEVQPPSAFYEKQQRSKSLSFVTFRTKFRTGQMFKGSGLRGSRGNLQQQVDWSDDEDDGEGEEEAIRARARKGRSKSMPEITPLEQSAQG, from the exons atgtttcctTGGTCGGCTGTCTTCTCCCTCGAGCCCAAAGTGCCGGGTCAGCGGAGCACAGAGGAGCTGGTGACCAACACTCTGATGCTGGAGCTGGGCGCCATGGTGAAGCGGACCGAGCGCATCCATTTGGAGAGGGCCACCGAGGGCCGGCGCCGGCgccgcagctcctcctccacgGCGGACTACAGCTGGCTGGCACACGCCCCGACCCCTCAGCCCTACCAGCTGACCCCCAACGacctgctggagctgcaggaccTCTGTGCCAAGGTGCCCCCTGCACAGTGCGGCCCTGCCATCGTTAG GTTTAGGAGGCTGGTGTCCCAGATGGAGCCTGAGGTCCACGAGGTTCCCCGGCTGTTTCGCACAGTGCTACGCGACTGCGTGGACGAGGTCAGCGGCAACGACGAGGTCCAGCCGCCGAGCGCGTTTTACGAGAAGCAGCAGCGCAGCAAGAGCCTCTCCTTCGTTACGTTCCGCACAAAGTTTCGCACCGGGCAGATGTTCAAGGGGAGCGGCTTGAGGGGCTCCAGGGGGAACCTGCAGCAGCAAGTGGATTGGTCCGACGATGAGGACGATGGAGAGGGCGAAGAAGAAGCCATAAGGGCCAGAGCGAGGAAGGGGAGGAGCAAGAGCATGCCAGAGATCACCCCATTGGAGCAGAGCGCTCAGGGGTGA
- the stx5a gene encoding syntaxin-5a isoform X1 has protein sequence MTCRDRTLEFQSACKSLQGRQQNGVQPSKPAHNALRQHSDFTLMAKRIGKDLSNTFAKLEKLTILAKRKSLFDDKAVEIEELTYIIKQDINSLNKQIAQLQDLVRSRAAPGGRHIQTHSNTIVVSLQSKLASMSNDFKSVLEVRTENLKQQRSRREQFSQPPAASSPMMANNFRSRKKGAQEPHAAREPRNDFQGYTTSNLKESSVLMQDESRSMGDVAIDMDSQSNPLQLQLIDEQDSYIQSRADTMQNIESTIVELGSIFQQLAHMVKEQEETIQRIDANVEDTQLNVEAAHTEILKYFQSVSSNRWLMIKVFLVLIVFFIIFVVFFA, from the exons ATGACGTGCCGCGACCGAACCTTGGAGTTTCAGTCGGCCTGTAAATCTCTCCAGGGCAGACAG CAGAATGGAGTGCAGCCCAGTAAACCAGCTCACAACGCTCTCAGGCAACACAGCGACTTCACACTTATGGCCAA GAGAATTGGAAAAGACTTGAGCAATACGTTTGCCAAATTGGAAAAACTCACTATTT TGGCCAAAAGAAAATCTCTATTTGACGACAAGGCGGTGGAGATAGAGGAACTCACCTACATCATTAAGCAA GATATCAACAGTCTGAACAAACAGATCGCACAGCTGCAGGACCTGGTGAGGTCCCGCGCCGCTCCGGGTGGCCGGCACATCCAGACCCACTCAAACACCATCGTGGTGTCGTTACAG TCCAAACTGGCATCCATGTCTAACGACTTTAAATCAGTCCTAGAAGTTCGAACTGAg AACCTGAAGCAGCAGCGCAGCAGGAGAGAGCAGTTCTCCCAGCCTCCTGCGGCGTCTTCTCCTATGATGGCCAATAACTTCA ggaGCCGCAAAAAAGGGGCCCAGGAGCCGCATGCAGCTCGCGAGCCGCGCAATGACTTCCAGGGCTATACAACCTCAAATTTAAAAG AAAGCTCGGTCCTGATGCAGGACGAGTCCCGGAGCATGGGGGATGTGGCCATCGACATGGACTCCCAGAGCAAccctctgcagctccagctcaTTGATGAGCAG GACTCGTACATCCAAAGCCGTGCAGACACCATGCAGAACATCGAGAGCACCATTGTGGAGCTGGGCTCCATATTCCAGCAACTGGCTCACATGGTGAAGGAGCAAGAAGAGACCATCCAGAG GATTGACGCCAACGTGGAGGACACACAGCTGAACGTCGAGGCCGCTCACACAGAAATCCTGAAATACTTCCAGTCAGTCTCCTCCAACCGCTGGCTGATGATCAAGGTCTTTCTTGTCCTCATAGTTTTCTTCATCATCTTTGTTGTCTTCTTCGCATAA
- the stx5a gene encoding syntaxin-5a isoform X2, whose protein sequence is MTCRDRTLEFQSACKSLQGRQNGVQPSKPAHNALRQHSDFTLMAKRIGKDLSNTFAKLEKLTILAKRKSLFDDKAVEIEELTYIIKQDINSLNKQIAQLQDLVRSRAAPGGRHIQTHSNTIVVSLQSKLASMSNDFKSVLEVRTENLKQQRSRREQFSQPPAASSPMMANNFRSRKKGAQEPHAAREPRNDFQGYTTSNLKESSVLMQDESRSMGDVAIDMDSQSNPLQLQLIDEQDSYIQSRADTMQNIESTIVELGSIFQQLAHMVKEQEETIQRIDANVEDTQLNVEAAHTEILKYFQSVSSNRWLMIKVFLVLIVFFIIFVVFFA, encoded by the exons ATGACGTGCCGCGACCGAACCTTGGAGTTTCAGTCGGCCTGTAAATCTCTCCAGGGCAGACAG AATGGAGTGCAGCCCAGTAAACCAGCTCACAACGCTCTCAGGCAACACAGCGACTTCACACTTATGGCCAA GAGAATTGGAAAAGACTTGAGCAATACGTTTGCCAAATTGGAAAAACTCACTATTT TGGCCAAAAGAAAATCTCTATTTGACGACAAGGCGGTGGAGATAGAGGAACTCACCTACATCATTAAGCAA GATATCAACAGTCTGAACAAACAGATCGCACAGCTGCAGGACCTGGTGAGGTCCCGCGCCGCTCCGGGTGGCCGGCACATCCAGACCCACTCAAACACCATCGTGGTGTCGTTACAG TCCAAACTGGCATCCATGTCTAACGACTTTAAATCAGTCCTAGAAGTTCGAACTGAg AACCTGAAGCAGCAGCGCAGCAGGAGAGAGCAGTTCTCCCAGCCTCCTGCGGCGTCTTCTCCTATGATGGCCAATAACTTCA ggaGCCGCAAAAAAGGGGCCCAGGAGCCGCATGCAGCTCGCGAGCCGCGCAATGACTTCCAGGGCTATACAACCTCAAATTTAAAAG AAAGCTCGGTCCTGATGCAGGACGAGTCCCGGAGCATGGGGGATGTGGCCATCGACATGGACTCCCAGAGCAAccctctgcagctccagctcaTTGATGAGCAG GACTCGTACATCCAAAGCCGTGCAGACACCATGCAGAACATCGAGAGCACCATTGTGGAGCTGGGCTCCATATTCCAGCAACTGGCTCACATGGTGAAGGAGCAAGAAGAGACCATCCAGAG GATTGACGCCAACGTGGAGGACACACAGCTGAACGTCGAGGCCGCTCACACAGAAATCCTGAAATACTTCCAGTCAGTCTCCTCCAACCGCTGGCTGATGATCAAGGTCTTTCTTGTCCTCATAGTTTTCTTCATCATCTTTGTTGTCTTCTTCGCATAA
- the stx5a gene encoding syntaxin-5a isoform X3, with product MTCRDRTLEFQSACKSLQGRQQNGVQPSKPAHNALRQHSDFTLMAKRIGKDLSNTFAKLEKLTILAKRKSLFDDKAVEIEELTYIIKQDINSLNKQIAQLQDLVRSRAAPGGRHIQTHSNTIVVSLQSKLASMSNDFKSVLEVRTENLKQQRSRREQFSQPPAASSPMMANNFKSSVLMQDESRSMGDVAIDMDSQSNPLQLQLIDEQDSYIQSRADTMQNIESTIVELGSIFQQLAHMVKEQEETIQRIDANVEDTQLNVEAAHTEILKYFQSVSSNRWLMIKVFLVLIVFFIIFVVFFA from the exons ATGACGTGCCGCGACCGAACCTTGGAGTTTCAGTCGGCCTGTAAATCTCTCCAGGGCAGACAG CAGAATGGAGTGCAGCCCAGTAAACCAGCTCACAACGCTCTCAGGCAACACAGCGACTTCACACTTATGGCCAA GAGAATTGGAAAAGACTTGAGCAATACGTTTGCCAAATTGGAAAAACTCACTATTT TGGCCAAAAGAAAATCTCTATTTGACGACAAGGCGGTGGAGATAGAGGAACTCACCTACATCATTAAGCAA GATATCAACAGTCTGAACAAACAGATCGCACAGCTGCAGGACCTGGTGAGGTCCCGCGCCGCTCCGGGTGGCCGGCACATCCAGACCCACTCAAACACCATCGTGGTGTCGTTACAG TCCAAACTGGCATCCATGTCTAACGACTTTAAATCAGTCCTAGAAGTTCGAACTGAg AACCTGAAGCAGCAGCGCAGCAGGAGAGAGCAGTTCTCCCAGCCTCCTGCGGCGTCTTCTCCTATGATGGCCAATAACTTCA AAAGCTCGGTCCTGATGCAGGACGAGTCCCGGAGCATGGGGGATGTGGCCATCGACATGGACTCCCAGAGCAAccctctgcagctccagctcaTTGATGAGCAG GACTCGTACATCCAAAGCCGTGCAGACACCATGCAGAACATCGAGAGCACCATTGTGGAGCTGGGCTCCATATTCCAGCAACTGGCTCACATGGTGAAGGAGCAAGAAGAGACCATCCAGAG GATTGACGCCAACGTGGAGGACACACAGCTGAACGTCGAGGCCGCTCACACAGAAATCCTGAAATACTTCCAGTCAGTCTCCTCCAACCGCTGGCTGATGATCAAGGTCTTTCTTGTCCTCATAGTTTTCTTCATCATCTTTGTTGTCTTCTTCGCATAA
- the LOC103471447 gene encoding centromere protein F, whose amino-acid sequence MSWAEEDWTVGLSGRVLQKVKELQVFKERLSRENKQKQLQLDNIHTSLEKQTAKYEAVRGELQFVQRDLQSVREEAKAAVTARERLAQELHTKQAQVCSLEGQLDAARNQNNHLSQEIKRLEAELEKLQNSSRRADTTLFSTPCWTASSPWEHNGSRQEDRPGQRDEGQSRGHHIRQRLQFSEASAASLPRQQHKSTPLRHPSDQSDVFSTPSAVFPWERDDSGPASRRRPASSPQAPSPEVLNQGRLDRSSEEKVQKTETDVSSSELQSRLSALEVQLSEKVGNLKTVQNEMGLMKKELAAKELDLQKTQEELSKAHTQTAQDKERASEAEHKLKQLQEELKCQRQNAESSRLQHQQRTKELEKVHQKDLAELQKERQCAEKQHQQEVNKLNQELQQARSLHNALQAQADKLTLQKQTLDKELDSLKEKLKWTEEQLKESQKKETQTQAKLTEAVREAEGVAVTLEQSRKRERALEEEGRRLQEEQADTLRLLRELQEQKAPAASTQPAPFGLVGQSFSSPSQAAAHSRRISASQSEQNRDVSRSEVTAVFPSAREPGEGIDAEQISITNSERQQKVGQREEADKDGESRRNAADIDRATAAEHPAVAGGLKIKHAQLPKSDEPAPSQDLKRENDSLRLELRDVREELQRRLEDLEAQRRAETEARTRLKQLSRKQSTQAAEREEREKDLKVKLENEKAETERLKRSLAALEAETKRSREEEAENEKKQEEETSTTQNDRESELIELNMQLKNQLAMVKAQLALERDERKTEEEERNRRMNTDSDVNTELSLKLAEIMADVEELKHRREEDSVEDEKLSTSSSPLPSLPDDELTSNTGCSDNSLLSSPEEHHFFCESTNQRNALLSTEAEDILRLGGQTTKETSDQIKLSSSDLQQDQRPTSDLAKVVEVLQKKCAKESERAKKYRDKFEALQIQVTRQTKELTTAFEKQSQHILGLLAELQEKEGALLSQGDELKQCKQELNQLKLEESNVATLTADRETEERNRDEELTEKSELKQEEEAVAPLLSSDLNIQKETIQPNVEECEVELPPPVGGEGESAAVTSGERSAVGPCDSVGEVEESRLSQHGERVDTLAELLVLRQEKQLLQQRVRDLTSIDTRDQTSQTDSENQDNAENMACLAGEVLLKDEAATDQQLLINPKSSDDEGQDLEGENTSSMSGERNAEDMTEIQINHLQEQVEALQRRVKTLTEETEVQAQELVLWRLASQSATAVQHLLTDADDESETLRQIPAASRPELTRTGHNQVQKNPDAVTVIREDEVSLCCSSRKLQGRLLFSRLQNSSLPEPKSLRSPKKSLQGQTRSGAEFDPESEKENQEINLHWSESYPEQNKVKKDAKLIQMSSQKIAQHHGAKDLSLSGSSLSKVQHFHTETHQTKLDSFRGAGDFETQIYPCDSNMKVEAVSVGSQTEGRLLPRGVSTASAATQTEQDFSDEEESVESPPVSPVSSAEKTEAGDKMLLSGSFPIPADPARLAERIRRSRTQLSAAFDDTEYEPYGLPEVVMKGFADIPTGTSCPYIVRRGLLGTVQPLSKKEPREDEETD is encoded by the exons ATGAGCTGGGCTGAGGAGGACTGGACGGTGGGCCTCTCTGGGAGGGTCCTGCAAAAGgtgaaggagctgcaggtgtTTAAGGAGCGACTGTCCAGAGAGAACAagcagaagcagctgcagctggacaacATTCATACCAGCCTTGAAAAGCAAACAGCGAAG TATGAGGCGGTCCGTGGGGAGCTGCAGTTTGTTCAGAGAGATCTGCAAAGCGTTCGGGAGGAGGCCAAGGCGGCCGTGACCGCCAGAGAGCGCCTCGCCCAGGAACTTCACACCAAGCAGGCCCAGGTCTGCTCTCTGGAGGGGCAGCTCGACGCGGCTCGTAACCAGAACAACCACCTCAGCCAAGAAATCAAGAG ATTGGAAGCTGAActggaaaagctgcagaacaGCAGCCGGCGTGCAGACACCACTCTGTTTTCCACACCCTGCTGGACTGCATCCTCTCCCTGGGAGCACAATG GGAGCAGACAGGAAGACAGACCCGGGCAGCGGGATGAAGGACAGAGCCGGGGACATCACATCAGA CAGCGGCTGCAGTTTTCAGAAGCATCCGCAGCTTCGCTGCCTCGACAGCAGCACAAGAGCACACCGCTCCGCCACCCATCTGACCAGTCGGATGTCTTTTCCACGCCCTCGGCGGTGTTTCCATGGGAACGAGATGACTCTGGACCTGCATCCAGAAGACGACCTGCGTCTTCTCCTCAGGCGCCGAGTCCTGAGGTCCTGAATCAAGGCCGATTGGACCGGAGTTCTGAAGAAAAAGTCCAGAAGACGGAAACAGACG TGTCTTCGTCAGAGCTGCAGAGTCGTCTCTCGGCTCTGGAGGTCCAGCTGTCTGAGAAGGTCGGGAATCTGAAGACGGTCCAGAATGAAATGGGGCTGATGAAGAAGGAGCTCGCTGCTAAAGAGCTGGACCTGCAGAAAACCCAGGAGGAGCTCAGCAAGGCGCACACACAGACGGCTCAGGACAAAGAACGG gcaTCAGAAGCCGAGCACAAGCTGAAGCAGCTTCAAGAGGAGCTCAAGTGCCAGAGGCAGAATGCAGAGAGCAGTCGGCTGCAGCACCAGCAGCGCACCAAGGAGCTGGAGAAAGTGCATCAGAAG GACTTGGCGGAGCTGCAGAAGGAGAGGCAGTGTGCGGAGAAGCAGCACCAGCAGGAGGTGAATAAGCTGaaccaggagctgcagcaggccAGGTCGCTCCACAACGCTCTGCAGGCCCAGGCTGACAAG CTGACTCTGCAGAAGCAGACGTTGGACAAAGAGCTGGACTCTCTGAAGGAGAAGCTGAAGTGGACggaggagcagctgaaggaGAGCCAGAAGAAAGAGACTCAGACACAAGCCAAGCTGACG GAAGCCGTACGTGAGGCGGAGGGTGTGGCGGTAACCCTGGAGCAAAGCAGGAAGAGAGAGCGAgctctggaggaggaggggaggaggctgcaggaggagcaggCTGACACCCTGCGCCTCCTCAGAGAACTGCAGG AACAAAAAGCTCCTGCAGCATCGACTCAGCCTGCGCCGTTTGGACTCGTTGGACAGAGCTTTTCCTCTCCGTCTCAAGCCGCAGCCCACAGCAGGAGGATCTCAGCTTCCCAGTCAGAGCAGAACAGGGATGtaagcaggtcagaggtcacggcAGTGTTTCCTTCTGCCAGAGAGCCAGGGGAGGGAATCGACGCCGAGCAGATCAGCATCACAAACTCTGAGCGACAACAGAAAGTGGGACAAAGAGAAGAAGCCGATAAAGACGGAGAGAGCCGAAGAAACGCTGCAGACATCGATAGAGCAACAGCTGCTGAACACCCAGCTGTGGCAGGAGGCCTGAAGATCAAACATGCACAACTTCCTAAATCCGATGAACCCGCTCCGTCTCAGGACCTCAAGAGGGAGAATGACAGCCTCCGCTTGGAGCTCCGCGATGTCCGTGAAGAACTCCAGAGACGTCTGGAGGACCTGGAGGCCCAGCGGCGGGCTGAGACTGAAGCGAGGACCCGCCTCAAACAGCTTAGCCGCAAGCAGTCCACCCAGGCGGcggagagggaggagagagagaaggaccTGAAAGTAAAGCTGGAGAATGAGAAGGCTGAGACGGAAAGGCTGAAGAGGAGCCTTGCTGCTTTGGAGGCAGAGACgaagagaagcagagaggaggaggcagaaaacgagaagaaacaggaagaggagacaAGCACCACTCAAAACGACAGAGAGAGCGAGCTGATCGAGCTGAACATGCAGCTGAAAAATCAGCTGGCAATGGTGAAAGCTCAGCTGGCTTTGGAACGAGACGAACGaaagacagaggaagaggagagaaacCGAAGGATGAACACAGATTCTGACGTGAACACAGAGCTGAGCTTGAAGCTCGCAGAGATCATGGCCGACGTCGAGGAGCTGAAGCACCGAAGAGAAGAAGACTCGGTAGAAGACGAGAAGCTTTCCACCTCCAGCAGCCCCCTGCCCAGCCTTCCTGACGACGAACTCACCTCCAACACCGGTTGCTCTGACAAcagcctcctctcctccccgGAGGAGCACCACTTCTTCTGCGAGTCCACCAACCAACGCAACGCTCTCCTGTCCACAGAAGCTGAAGACATTCTCCGTCTCGGCGGTCAAACAACCAAAGAGACCTCGGATCAGATCAAGCTTTCTTCATCAGACCTCCAGCAGGATCAGCGCCCGACCTCTGACCTCGCTAAGGTGGTGGAGGTGCTGCAGAAAAAGTGTGCAAAGGAGTCAGAGCGGGCCAAAAAGTACAGAGATAAATTTGAGGCCCTGCAGATCCAG GTAACGCGTCAGACCAAAGAGCTGACCACGGCCTTCGAGAAGCAGAGTCAGCACATCCTGGGCCTTCTTGCTGAGCTGCAGGAGAAAGAGGGCGCCCTCTTGAGCCAGGGAGACGAATTGAAGCAATGCAAGCAAGAGTTGAACCAACTAAAGCTGGAAGAAAGCAATGTGGCAACACTGACAGCTGACAGAGAGACcgaagagagaaacagagatgAAGAGCTTACAGAGAAATCAGAACTTAAACAAGAAGAAGAGGCTGTTGCTCCTCTTCTCTCATCAgacttaaatattcaaaaagaaacaattcagCCCAACGTTGAGGAGTGTGAAGTTGAATTGCCTCCACCTGTTGGTGGTGAAGGTGAAAGTGCAGCAGTAACTTCTGGAGAGAGGTCTGCAGTCGGTCCATGTGACTCTGTAGGTGAGGTGGAAGAGAGTCGGCTCAGTCAACATGGAGAGAGAGTCGACACGTTAGCAGAACTTCTTGTTCTCAGGCAggaaaagcagctgctgcagcagagagtCAGGGATTTGACCAGCATCGACACCAGAGACCAAACTTCACAGACTGACAGCGAGAATCAGGACAACGCAGAAAACATGGCCTGCTTGGCAGGGGAAGTTCTGCTCAAGGATGAGGCAGCGACAGACCAGCAGCTGCTAATAAATCCAAAGAGCAGTGATGATGAAGGTCAAGATTTGGAAGGagaaaacacaagcagcatGAGCGGTGAAAGAAATGCAGAGGACATGACTGAGATTCAGATAAACCACCTGCAGGAACAG GTGGAGGCGCTGCAGAGACGAGTCAAGACTCTCACAGAGGAGACCGAGGTCCAGGCCCAGGAGCTCGTCTTGTGGAGACTAGCGTCCCAGTCCGCCACTGCAGTCCAACACTTACTCACCGACGCAGACGATGAGAGCGAAACGCTGCGACAGATTCCTGCTGCCAGCCGGCCTGAACTCACTCGGACCGGCCACAACCAGGTCCAGAAGAACCCGGACGCCGTCACGGTCATCAGGGAGGATGAAGTATcgctctgctgctcctctaGAAAGCTGCAGGGTCGCCTGCTGTTCTCCAG ACTTCAGAACAGCAGCCTTCCTGAACCAAAGAGCCTCCGTTCGCCTAAGAAGTCTCTTCAGGGACAGACCCGGAGCGGTGCAGAGTTCGACCCG gaatctgaaaaagaaaaccaggagATAAACTTGCATTGGTCAGAAAGTTatccagaacaaaacaaagtgaagaaagATGCTAAACTCATCCAAATGTCGTCGCAGAAGATTGCTCAACACCATGGAGCCAAAGATCTCAGCCTCTCAGGATCGAGTCTAAGCAAAGTGCAACATTTCCACACAGAAACTCACCAGACCAAACTGGACTCCTTCAGAGGAGCCGGCGACTTTGAAACACAGATTTACCCCTGCGACAGTAACATGAAGGTAGAGGCTGTGAGTGTCGGCAGTCAAACCGAGGGCCGTTTGCTTCCTCGTGGAGTTTCCACGGCGTCTGCAGCCACTCAGACCGAGCAGGACTTCAGTGATGAGGAAGAGTCAGTCGAATCTCCtcccgtttctcctgtttcttcAGCGGAGAAGACAGAAGCAGGGGACAAAATGTTGCTCTCAGGTTCTTTTCCCATCCCGGCCGATCCGGCTCGTCTCGCTGAAAGGATCCGCCGCAGCAGGACGCAGCTGTCGGCCGCCTTCGATGACACAGAGTACGAACCGTACGGCCTGCCAGAGGTCGTCATGAAAG GTTTTGCTGACATCCCCACCGGAACGTCGTGCCCATACATTGTGAGAAGAGGTTTGTTAGGAACAGTTCAACCTTTGTCTAAGAAAGAACCACGAGAAGACGAGGAGACAGACTAA
- the stx5a gene encoding syntaxin-5a isoform X4, which translates to MTCRDRTLEFQSACKSLQGRQNGVQPSKPAHNALRQHSDFTLMAKRIGKDLSNTFAKLEKLTILAKRKSLFDDKAVEIEELTYIIKQDINSLNKQIAQLQDLVRSRAAPGGRHIQTHSNTIVVSLQSKLASMSNDFKSVLEVRTENLKQQRSRREQFSQPPAASSPMMANNFKSSVLMQDESRSMGDVAIDMDSQSNPLQLQLIDEQDSYIQSRADTMQNIESTIVELGSIFQQLAHMVKEQEETIQRIDANVEDTQLNVEAAHTEILKYFQSVSSNRWLMIKVFLVLIVFFIIFVVFFA; encoded by the exons ATGACGTGCCGCGACCGAACCTTGGAGTTTCAGTCGGCCTGTAAATCTCTCCAGGGCAGACAG AATGGAGTGCAGCCCAGTAAACCAGCTCACAACGCTCTCAGGCAACACAGCGACTTCACACTTATGGCCAA GAGAATTGGAAAAGACTTGAGCAATACGTTTGCCAAATTGGAAAAACTCACTATTT TGGCCAAAAGAAAATCTCTATTTGACGACAAGGCGGTGGAGATAGAGGAACTCACCTACATCATTAAGCAA GATATCAACAGTCTGAACAAACAGATCGCACAGCTGCAGGACCTGGTGAGGTCCCGCGCCGCTCCGGGTGGCCGGCACATCCAGACCCACTCAAACACCATCGTGGTGTCGTTACAG TCCAAACTGGCATCCATGTCTAACGACTTTAAATCAGTCCTAGAAGTTCGAACTGAg AACCTGAAGCAGCAGCGCAGCAGGAGAGAGCAGTTCTCCCAGCCTCCTGCGGCGTCTTCTCCTATGATGGCCAATAACTTCA AAAGCTCGGTCCTGATGCAGGACGAGTCCCGGAGCATGGGGGATGTGGCCATCGACATGGACTCCCAGAGCAAccctctgcagctccagctcaTTGATGAGCAG GACTCGTACATCCAAAGCCGTGCAGACACCATGCAGAACATCGAGAGCACCATTGTGGAGCTGGGCTCCATATTCCAGCAACTGGCTCACATGGTGAAGGAGCAAGAAGAGACCATCCAGAG GATTGACGCCAACGTGGAGGACACACAGCTGAACGTCGAGGCCGCTCACACAGAAATCCTGAAATACTTCCAGTCAGTCTCCTCCAACCGCTGGCTGATGATCAAGGTCTTTCTTGTCCTCATAGTTTTCTTCATCATCTTTGTTGTCTTCTTCGCATAA